The Nitrospirota bacterium sequence CTGCAGGATGTTCTTTTGTTTCTTTTTTAATATCTTTTGTCAATGTTATCACCCCCTTTAGTTTAAGTGTATGCTCATCTACTTATATAATTAAGCAAAAAAATATCCGCTATTTTGGCTTGGCAATTCCTTTATGCATTTGTTTTATCTTCACATGCCCGCCTAAACAGCCGCAAGTACAAATACGATTAAGCCTTTCCCTGCACTTTTCAAGGGTGTCTCGATTTAGAGAATAATAAATCCAATAACCCTGCCTCTCATTCTTCACAAATCCCGCGCTTCTGAGAACTCTCAAATGCTGAGATACCGCTGACTGTGTTATTCCCAATGCATTAGCTAACGCATTGACACTTATGGGCTCTTTTTTCAGTAATTCAATAATTTCTATTCGTTTATCAACTGAAAGCAGTTTAAATAATTCTGCGGATCCCTTCATAATTATCTCTTGTCTATAAGTATATTTGTATAAACTAATATTAATCCTGCGAACTTATATTGTCAAGCATTTTTTTTTTGCAAGGAGAAGCCTGCGGTTTGCCATGTTAAAAATGCGGGATGTGGAGCTTTATCTCTCAATTAAACGGGCGCTGTCCCAAATTTCCCATTTACTTCAATTTTTCTTACCATGAAATTGTATATGTGCAGCTTTCACCGCCTTTTTTCCTGCACGGCTTTGAGTCGTCATGTATAACTGTTGCATCTGGTTGAAACTTTTGCGCCATTGCTGTGATTATCCCCCTGTCAAAGCTGCACGGATAAGGATTATTACAGACGGATATAATTAAATTTTGACCTTCAATTTTAGTATAGCCGTAATGACCGATCCCTTCTGTCATTCTACCGGTATCTGGATTAAACATTATTTTATTATTCTTTCTGTGATTCATATGATAAGCAATATCAATGGATTTAACAGCATCTTCAATGGTTTTCATCCAGTCAGGGAATATAGCATTTCTTGGAATCTGCAGGCCGATTCTAAACAAAGTACTATCGCTTCTTTTTGAAATACTTTCAAAAGCCATAAGCCATTTTTCCTGAGAATACCAATTATTTTTATCTAATATCTCCGGAAGCCCTGCTTGTCTTAGATGAGATTTTGATAAAATTTTAACTATACCGAATCCTGCAACTATAGCATAAGCCGCATTCCCGCTGACTTCAATATTTGGTTCAAAAGGCTTAAATTGCATAAATGCCTCCTTGAAAAAAATTTAAAAAATCAGGA is a genomic window containing:
- a CDS encoding winged helix-turn-helix transcriptional regulator; protein product: MKGSAELFKLLSVDKRIEIIELLKKEPISVNALANALGITQSAVSQHLRVLRSAGFVKNERQGYWIYYSLNRDTLEKCRERLNRICTCGCLGGHVKIKQMHKGIAKPK